The genome window TATAATATTTATACATACGATAAAATTTTTTATACATCTATATATATTTGTAGAAAATTTGGTTATCTATATTTTTTTAGTATTAATAATATATTTTTATAAGTTAATAAATTTTTAATATTTTATTAAAAGATTTTTAAAGCTTACAGTCTAATATAAAGATAGTACTAAAGCATATATTTTTTTAGCACTCAGTAAAGCTGGTATTGGGAGCATATGGGATAATGGGATATAGGAAAGTATAGTATTACTAACTTTAATTTGGAGAAATTTTAGAAATATTATCAATGTGTAACTAATTGGATTAAGTTTTTCATTAGCAATTGAATTCTGTCAATTATTTAATTTCAGAGCTACATATATTGATGATTTAATGATGAACACATTAGGTGCTGTTTTAGGAGAATTCCTATTATTTAATTGGTCCATTATATACCTTATTAAATAATTTACCGATAAAACAAATATATTTCAATATTTATAAATATGTAAAGCCCTCTTTCATACTGTATAAAAGAAAGTGGGCTTTAGTTCTTAAACATAAAATACACACTCACTACTTAATTGGCATCTGAAATATTTTATTGATATTGTATCTAATTTTATTAGATGTTATATAATCATATTTTGTTCCATTTTCAATAAAGTTTTGTATATTATCCAATACTTGTATAGCTCTTTTGTTACTTTCATAATCTCCTATTTTTATAGTATCAATGCTATTTTCAAATACTACATACACTTGACCACCATTTATTTTAATTCGGTTTGCCTTCATTAAATTAGTTTTATCTTGGCTTCTAATTATTACCATATCAATTCCTCCATTTACTTAATCCATTTTAATTTCTAAAAAGTAATATTATATAATTTATTTATAGATTATTTAATTTTTAAACTTATTATTTCATTTTTCAATACGATTACCTCTATTAATTACATATCTAATAAAAACTTATCTTAAATAATACTATTTTAATAATACTTTGCTTTATTGCTAAACCACATTTTGAGCTATTATAACTGAATTATATCATCTATATAAAGCATCAAATTATCAATTCTATTGAATTATTTTATACATTTGGTAATTTTATTATCAAAAATTCTTATATGTATTGTTTATATCTCGATTAAAAATATTCAACAATTTATATATATTTACTAACTTAATTCAGTTTTTTATTTTCAACATATCACCTCTCAATCAATTACCATTTGTATAATTCATATTATACATATACAAATGGTAATTTTCAATATATTTTCTTATTTTAATCTTTTTTTTTTATATTTTTGGTAATTTTATTTTACTTTTTATCAAAATAACTTATAATTTCGGTAAGGAGTGATGTACATATGGAAAGTTTAGGAGATAGAATAGCAAATCTACGAAAAGAATTAGATATAAATCAAAAAGAACTTGCTACTAAAGTTGGTATAACTGAGGCTAGCTTATCACGTTATGAAAATAATTTGAGAGAACCTAAAAGTGAAATAATAGTGAGATTAGCAAGAGCACTGAAAACATCAACAGATTATTTATTAGGCGTAAATGAGAATACAAAAATAAGCAAAGAAGATAAATTAATCATAGAGAACTTATCCGTAAGTGAAAAAACAAAACAGCTTTTAGAGAAAATATATTCTCTTGAAAAAGAAGATAGAGAGGCTATAGAAAAAATGATTGATAATGCCTATATAAAAAGATTCCTTAAAGAAGAGAATTAATTCTCTTCTTTTTCTTTATACAAAATCTCAAGTAATAATTCATAAAAAGCAATATCTTCACTCAATAAATGTTCTAATTTCATTCCTATATCTTCAATTTTTTCTTTTTTTGTAACAGCAGTATTTGACTTTTCCACATATACCATCCCCCAACAAACTTACGTTCTTAATGCTAGTTAGAAATTCTCAACAAATTTTTAATAAAGTTTATGTAATTATATTTTGATTTTATAAAATATATTTTGATTATCCAAAATTTTCCTAGATAATTATCTTAATTATATAATAATACTTTTATTCTACAGTTGCAATAAAAAACTCGTAATAATAACAAAAAAATCTATTATTGTAGAATCTTGTATATTTTTTCCATTTTTATATATTTTTCAGGGTGATTTTTATTATAAAATTTTTTATAAACATATAATTTTTTTATATTCATTTGACGTTCTTTTAATTCTTTAGGATGGATTTAAATTTTCTATAAAAATCATTATTTTTAAACTTTTATTTATTATATGTTTAGATTATTTATTTTCTTTTTCAAGTTTTAATAAATATTCTTTTATCTTTATTCCTCCTAAATAACCTCTTAAACTACCATTAGAACCTACAAGCCTATGACAAGGTATAAAAATAGAAATAGGATTTTTGCTGTTAGCCATTCCTACTGCTCTATATGATTTAGGATTATTAATTATATTTGCTAGTTCTATATAAGTCTTTGTTTCACCATATGGAATTTTACAGAGTTCATTCCAAACCTTTTTACTAAACCCACCACCTGACAACTGTAGCGGTAAATCAAACTCTTTTCTATATCCATCTAAATATTCTTTTAGCTGTTTACTTGCTTCTTTTATAATTTTTGTTTCTTTGGCTAAATATCTTTCAGAATCTAATCCAGACGTTCCAAAAAACAGATTTGTAATATAATTATTTTTTTCTGCTATTCCTATTTTTCCAATTTTAGTTTCATAGTAAAATATATTTTTCATAGACATTATCTCCTTCTCATTTATATTTCCAATTATATAAGTAATATTACTCTTTTATATCTTATATTTTATTAATGTTTATTAAAAAAACTCAAAT of Clostridioides sp. ES-S-0054-01 contains these proteins:
- a CDS encoding methylated-DNA--[protein]-cysteine S-methyltransferase, with the translated sequence MKNIFYYETKIGKIGIAEKNNYITNLFFGTSGLDSERYLAKETKIIKEASKQLKEYLDGYRKEFDLPLQLSGGGFSKKVWNELCKIPYGETKTYIELANIINNPKSYRAVGMANSKNPISIFIPCHRLVGSNGSLRGYLGGIKIKEYLLKLEKENK
- a CDS encoding VanZ family protein, which gives rise to MGLSFSLAIEFCQLFNFRATYIDDLMMNTLGAVLGEFLLFNWSIIYLIK
- a CDS encoding helix-turn-helix transcriptional regulator, encoding MESLGDRIANLRKELDINQKELATKVGITEASLSRYENNLREPKSEIIVRLARALKTSTDYLLGVNENTKISKEDKLIIENLSVSEKTKQLLEKIYSLEKEDREAIEKMIDNAYIKRFLKEEN